In Musa acuminata AAA Group cultivar baxijiao chromosome BXJ2-3, Cavendish_Baxijiao_AAA, whole genome shotgun sequence, the following proteins share a genomic window:
- the LOC103978178 gene encoding two-component response regulator ORR24-like yields MTAEERSAVKDEFPVGMRVLAVDDDPTCLKVLENLLVRCQYNVTTTTRATTALKLLRENRDKYDLVISDVHMPDMDGFKLLELVGLEMDLPVIMLSANGERQAVMKGITHGACDYLLKPVRMQELRNIWQHVIRRRKSAGVQNNNVNNEEDSQKDQVTDSESSQWVKDHNERPKKRHKDQNEENDSEENMQENETSSSQKKPRVVWSIELHRKFVAAVNQLGIDKAVPKKILDLMNVENLTRENVASHLQKYRLYLKRLSAVTGQHASVASALRFRNLSCVNMESLDVFRNYHALGRSRQLPSLTSLQPNGMLDRVNGPSVPAGRVPYQAVEDGHMYHGTSNPLNDLGKHQDIRLTRNSQANLLHGVPTSFQSGQLHQQKVVQEANSSSIAGLSSSGLSASLCGSSIANVASNFPLLQANKQHLEHGGLGDYSSVTMPLSSADPFDDLQDLSQLPHIGIPNVTWQDAVLSTEHSANALPGCAPFIHESLSLCQSGGDNSLQTPLAGNKNHGKYFSNVAVTPLTATQHQVNLFGGNMMIMPAGSDDNPNIKSLGNYRQEWHHTFDPNATLGSSLCPSLPHLGVNEKILQHQTSESSIHNKMMGAVETGQAFGVPSLQYKCMLDKSTVEIQLNYKDDYGSENNKSCSRVTSPGCSYGNIADVMTKPDDSNDATSEYGSTKM; encoded by the exons TCACGACGACGACTCGAGCGACCACGGCACTGAAGTTGCTAAGGGAGAACAGAGACAAATACGACCTGGTTATCAGCGATGTTCACATGCCGGACATGGACGGATTCAAGCTTTTGGAGCTCGTGGGCCTCGAAATGGACCTTCCAGTCATTA TGTTGTCCGCAAATGGTGAGAGACAAGCTGTGATGAAGGGGATAACTCATGGTGCTTGTGACTATTTGCTGAAACCAGTGCGGATGCAAGAACTAAGGAACATATGGCAACATGTAATTAGGAGGAGGAAGTCTGCTGGTGTTCAAAACAATAATGTCAACAATGAGGAGGATAGCCAGAAAGATCAGGTTACAGATTCCGAAAGTAGTCAGTGGGTCAAGGATCACAATGAAAGACCCAAGAAGaggcacaaggatcagaatgaagAAAATGATAGCGAAGAAAACATGCAAGAAAATGAAACTTCATCCTCTCAGAAAAAACCTCGAGTTGTTTGGTCCATTGAGCTGCACCGAAAATTTGTTGCCGCTGTTAATCAATTGGGCATTGACA AAGCTGTACCCAAGAAAATACTTGATCTTATGAATGTTGAGAATTTGACAAGAGAAAATGTTGCAAGCCATCTACAG AAGTATAGGCTGTATCTGAAGAGGCTCAGTGCTGTGACGGGCCAGCATGCTAGTGTGGCTTCTGCTTTAAGATTCAGAAACTTATCCTGTGTGAATATGGAATCACTGGATGTTTTCAGGAATTATCATGCACTGGGACGATCTCGACAGCTGCCATCACTTACATCTCTCCAACCAAATGGAATGCTGGATAGAGTTAATGGTCCATCTGTACCTGCAGGGCGTGTGCCTTACCAGGCTGTTGAAGATGGTCACATGTATCATGGCACAAGCAATCCACTTAATGACTTGGGAAAGCATCAGGACATCAGATTAACAAGAAATTCTCAAGCAAATCTGCTTCATGGGGTGCCAACATCATTTCAGTCAGGACAATTGCACCAGCAAAAGGTAGTCCAGGAAGCAAATAGCAGCTCCATTGCTGGATTATCTAGCAGTGGACTGTCTGCCAGTCTTTGTGGCAGCTCTATTGCTAATGTGGCTAGCAACTTCCCATTACTGCAAGCAAATAAGCAGCACCTGGAACATGGAGGATTAGGCGATTATTCTTCGGTTACGATGCCTTTATCGAGTGCAGACCCTTTTGATGACCTTCAAGATTTGTCTCAGCTTCCTCATATTGGTATACCTAATGTAACATGGCAAGATGCTGTTTTATCAACCGAGCATTCTGCCAATGCATTGCCTGGATGTGCCCCATTTATTCATGAAAGCTTATCTCTTTGTCAAAGTGGAGGAGATAATTCACTGCAAACTCCACTAGCGGGCAATAAAAATCATGGTAAATATTTCAGCAATGTGGCAGTGACACCATTGACTGCTACACAACACCAAGTTAATTTGTTTGGTGGGAACATGATGATTATGCCGGCTGGTAGTGATGACAACCCAAACATCAAAAGTCTGGGCAATTATAGACAGGAATGGCATCATACATTTGATCCTAATGCCACATTGGGTTCTTCCTTGTGCCCTTCATTGCCACATCTTGGGGTAAATGAAAAAATATTGCAGCATCAGACATCAGAGAGCAGCATCCATAACAAAATGATGGGTGCCGTTGAGACGGGCCAAGCTTTTGGTGTTCCATCCCTCCAATATAAGTGCATGCTCGATAAGTCAACTGTGGAGATTCAGCTGAATTATAAGGATGACTATGGGTCAGAGAACAACAAATCGTGCAGTCGTGTCACTTCTCCTGGTTGTAGCTATGGAAATATTGCAGATGTCATGACCAAACCT GATGATAGCAATGATGCTACATCAGAATATGGCAGCACTAAGATGTGA
- the LOC135607360 gene encoding stromal cell-derived factor 2-like protein, which produces MAFSFFAVAVLLYLGLEVPEGSPAPATAAQEGVQITYGSVIKLMHDRTKFRLHSHDVPYGSGSGQQSVTGYPNVDDSNSYWAVKPPPDSSAKQGDVIPNGTIIRLQHMRTRKWLHSHLHASPITGNLEVSCYGGDMNSDTGDFWRLEIEGSGKTWKQDQRVRLRHVDTGGYLHSHDKKYSRIAGGQQEVCGVREKRPDNVWLATEGVYLPINTS; this is translated from the exons atggcCTTTTCTTTCTTCGCCGTCGCCGTCTTGCTCTACCTCGGCCTCGAAGTCCCCGAGGGCTCCCCCGCCCCAGCTACCGCCGCCCAAGAAGGCGTCCAG ATCACATATGGCAGTGTGATTAAGCTGATGCACGATAGGACGAAGTTTCGACTGCATTCACACGATGTGCCGTATGGCTCCGGGAGTGGACAGCAATCCGTCACTGGATACCCCAATGTggatgattcgaatagctattgg GCTGTGAAGCCTCCACCTGATTCATCTGCAAAACAAGGTGATGTTATTCCGAATGGAACTATCATAAGGTTACAACATATGAGAACACGAAAATGGCTACACAGCCACTTGCATGCTTCGCCGATAACCGGTAATCTGGAG GTGAGCTGCTACGGAGGAGACATGAACTCTGATACTGGAGACTTTTGGCG GTTGGAGATCGAGGGAAGTGGGAAGACTTGGAAGCAAGACCAAAGGGTAAGACTGCGGCATGTCGATACTGGTGGTTATCTTCACAGTCATGACAAGAAATATTCCCGTATAGCTGGAGGCCAGCAAGAG GTCTGTGGAGTTCGCGAGAAGCGTCCTGACAATGTCTGGTTAGCAACGGAGGGAGTCTATCTTCCAATTAATACAAGCTAG